A part of Candidatus Bathyarchaeia archaeon genomic DNA contains:
- a CDS encoding M20/M25/M40 family metallo-hydrolase: protein MKLEDLLLEIEGKKDELIELTRRLIQIPSENKPPIGYEKEAQEYWAEKQRELGLTVDIFTPDEVPGITQHPAYLKGRSYVDRQNVVSKLKGCGGGKSIILTGHMDTSPKEPLPWGVHGPFSGDVEDGKIYGRGGFDMKGGLASSYMAVKAIVDAGIRLKGDVYLESVVDEEYGGANGTLACRLKGYEADAAILTECSCLAICPATRGDKNWKITLKGTPGMPYTGELPTNPVYGMAKIIQALRNYEEIRNEKTKRHPLYIDDPNPLPVLIKKLKAGEVEPHGALGIPIDCWLLVGPQVYPGTLEEDFDKEFFSFMEAVVNTDPELRRNPPTYELMFRYVEPTEIDRNHPIVKQVEKAFTLATGKPAVVKGAPFPCDAFIFNKYSKTPVVVFGPGGANAHAPDEYVYVEDLITLTKTLAVSIVEWCEPA from the coding sequence ATGAAACTCGAAGATCTTTTATTGGAAATCGAAGGGAAAAAGGACGAGTTGATAGAGTTAACGAGAAGGCTGATCCAGATTCCCAGCGAAAATAAGCCACCGATAGGGTATGAGAAAGAAGCCCAAGAGTACTGGGCTGAAAAACAACGAGAGCTGGGTTTAACCGTGGACATTTTCACCCCGGATGAGGTTCCGGGCATAACTCAGCACCCAGCGTACCTGAAGGGGCGAAGCTACGTTGACAGGCAGAACGTCGTGTCCAAATTGAAGGGGTGTGGAGGAGGGAAATCGATAATATTAACCGGCCACATGGACACCTCCCCGAAGGAGCCTTTACCTTGGGGCGTTCACGGCCCGTTCAGCGGGGACGTAGAAGATGGGAAAATATATGGAAGGGGAGGCTTCGACATGAAGGGTGGGCTCGCATCCTCCTACATGGCGGTTAAAGCGATAGTGGACGCAGGCATCAGGTTGAAGGGAGATGTTTACTTGGAAAGCGTTGTGGACGAGGAGTATGGAGGAGCCAACGGAACACTAGCCTGTAGGCTTAAAGGATACGAGGCAGACGCCGCCATACTGACCGAGTGCAGTTGCCTAGCCATCTGCCCAGCCACCCGAGGAGACAAAAACTGGAAGATCACGTTGAAGGGAACGCCTGGAATGCCATACACCGGAGAGCTGCCCACAAACCCCGTATACGGCATGGCGAAGATCATCCAAGCCCTAAGAAATTACGAGGAGATCAGAAATGAGAAAACGAAGAGACACCCCCTATACATCGATGATCCAAACCCTCTACCGGTGTTGATTAAGAAGCTTAAGGCTGGGGAGGTTGAACCCCACGGGGCCCTAGGCATACCGATAGACTGCTGGTTGCTGGTAGGCCCTCAAGTATACCCTGGAACCCTCGAAGAAGACTTCGACAAGGAATTCTTCAGCTTCATGGAAGCGGTTGTGAACACGGATCCCGAGCTTAGAAGAAACCCGCCCACCTACGAGTTGATGTTCCGCTACGTCGAGCCCACGGAGATCGATAGAAACCACCCCATCGTGAAACAGGTTGAGAAAGCGTTCACGCTGGCCACTGGAAAACCAGCCGTGGTGAAGGGCGCGCCCTTCCCCTGCGACGCATTCATCTTCAACAAGTACAGCAAGACGCCCGTAGTGGTTTTCGGTCCAGGCGGAGCCAACGCCCACGCTCCCGACGAATACGTTTACGTCGAAGACCTGATAACGCTGACTAAGACCCTGGCGGTTTCCATCGTGGAGTGGTGTGAACCAGCTTAA
- a CDS encoding Xaa-Pro peptidase family protein produces the protein MSLRIPDDEYRGRVRRIQLEMDLRGLDLLVGYSSEGEPHHVRYVADFTPNFDFAGFIVPRVGEAALLTGGPESIVYAKATSRLSKVYVHPFLLETSAPPYPETADIRFKDIIPDAAGDVKIRKVGIVGSNIFPYALYEDLRNAVKGAQIVEADDVLFKVRMIKSDDELRMMEEASRIAEKALMEALDFLEEGRSEWEVEAKAKCAMFTAGAESTAYPIWVCSGPRTNQGLSRSTDKRLGRNELIQLSFGAKFQGYCGNICRPLTIGPPPPEARKLMEAGLEIENLILNAMGPGVEAQEIYELFRKALNKHGFGKESILYGPAHGTGLQECEGPWIDGTAFTLEPGMVFNVDIWLSKGDIGLRWEDGVAITKDKGKQLSSYRREIIVK, from the coding sequence ATGTCGTTGAGGATTCCGGACGATGAGTATAGGGGGAGGGTGAGGCGGATTCAACTCGAGATGGATCTTCGGGGCCTAGACCTGCTGGTCGGATATTCCAGCGAAGGGGAGCCCCACCACGTAAGGTATGTGGCTGACTTTACTCCGAACTTTGACTTCGCCGGTTTCATCGTTCCAAGGGTGGGCGAGGCGGCGCTTCTGACAGGGGGACCGGAGTCCATCGTTTACGCTAAAGCCACATCGAGGCTGAGCAAGGTTTACGTTCACCCCTTTCTATTGGAAACTTCAGCCCCCCCTTACCCTGAGACGGCGGACATACGGTTTAAGGACATCATACCGGACGCGGCTGGCGACGTTAAAATAAGAAAGGTGGGAATCGTGGGCTCGAACATTTTCCCCTACGCCTTGTACGAGGATCTGCGAAACGCGGTGAAAGGGGCTCAAATCGTGGAGGCTGACGATGTCTTGTTTAAGGTGAGGATGATAAAGTCGGATGATGAGTTACGGATGATGGAGGAGGCCTCGAGAATAGCGGAAAAAGCCTTGATGGAGGCGCTGGACTTCTTGGAAGAGGGGAGGTCGGAGTGGGAGGTGGAGGCGAAGGCGAAGTGCGCCATGTTCACGGCTGGAGCTGAGTCCACCGCATACCCCATATGGGTTTGCTCCGGCCCAAGGACAAACCAAGGCTTAAGCAGGTCTACGGATAAAAGGCTCGGTAGAAACGAGTTGATCCAGCTTTCCTTCGGAGCGAAGTTTCAGGGTTACTGCGGCAACATATGTAGGCCGCTCACCATTGGACCGCCACCTCCTGAGGCGAGGAAGCTGATGGAAGCGGGACTGGAAATCGAAAACCTAATTCTGAACGCCATGGGCCCAGGGGTTGAAGCCCAAGAAATTTACGAGCTGTTTCGAAAAGCCTTGAATAAGCATGGGTTTGGAAAGGAATCGATCCTTTACGGGCCAGCCCACGGCACCGGCTTGCAGGAATGTGAAGGACCCTGGATAGATGGAACCGCGTTTACGCTGGAGCCTGGTATGGTGTTCAACGTTGACATATGGCTCTCCAAAGGCGACATTGGTCTTCGATGGGAGGATGGAGTAGCCATCACAAAGGATAAGGGGAAACAACTGTCCAGCTACAGGCGTGAAATCATCGTCAAGTAA
- a CDS encoding creatininase family protein, translated as MELVQWAEKSSKQLEGILKKCKVAILPIGSTEQHGPHLPTGTDHIIGWEIAKRVAEKTGSLLLPIVPIGFSEDHYPRAGTLTFSAETLRHVIRDLAKSLSRNGVKHVVVMSGHAGHLAQLGDICYELNVTGDLGNTLIHNISPYNVLPVEALAEILEEEVFMHAEEMETSLMLFLRPDLVDMSKAVKEIPPFIPKGLNTPAFLEGIRVFTTSKFLGRDLKHGVCGDPTLATKEKGEKLMNLIVDALTKAVKKATET; from the coding sequence TTGGAGCTTGTTCAATGGGCTGAGAAATCCTCTAAACAGCTTGAAGGCATATTAAAGAAATGCAAGGTCGCCATACTGCCCATCGGAAGCACGGAGCAGCATGGCCCCCACCTGCCGACGGGCACAGACCACATCATCGGATGGGAAATCGCTAAAAGGGTGGCGGAGAAGACTGGGAGCCTCCTATTGCCGATCGTTCCCATAGGGTTCTCCGAGGATCACTATCCAAGGGCCGGCACATTAACGTTTTCAGCGGAAACCTTAAGGCATGTGATCAGGGATCTCGCTAAAAGCCTCTCCAGAAACGGCGTGAAACACGTCGTCGTGATGTCTGGGCACGCTGGGCACTTAGCTCAGCTCGGCGACATATGCTACGAGCTCAACGTAACAGGTGACCTGGGAAACACGTTAATCCACAACATATCCCCGTACAACGTTTTACCCGTCGAGGCCCTTGCTGAAATCTTGGAGGAAGAAGTCTTCATGCACGCTGAGGAGATGGAGACCTCCCTGATGCTGTTCCTCCGACCAGACCTGGTTGACATGAGCAAAGCCGTCAAGGAAATACCCCCCTTCATACCCAAGGGGCTGAACACACCCGCCTTCCTAGAGGGAATAAGGGTGTTCACCACCTCTAAATTCCTTGGAAGGGACCTGAAACACGGCGTGTGCGGAGACCCCACCCTAGCCACAAAGGAGAAAGGCGAAAAACTCATGAACCTCATCGTCGACGCGTTAACGAAAGCCGTGAAAAAAGCCACCGAAACATAA
- a CDS encoding extracellular solute-binding protein, protein MSEEKVSRRRYVKYAAAGVVVVAVAGAGAYYATRPKPTPTPTPTPTPGKVVEIEWGIWSWGVELVQDNARIFNENNPDIHVRVGDYGLDTYGSALATTYAGGNPPSMHYSTPDITITYQNARQTVDMEDYYPDIRKYMSDVIEGYRTGIVNPFTGKIYGLFYYSGGQTFVYNKRHLEAAGIGDEPPKTWDELIDYSKKIQKKGVVDYPLGFFAGSWGFVECAIYCTLMALTEENPPYLWDEDLNPKFNYKGSSLFNAIKAVAEAIWVHKVSTTACIQYDEPTTVDVMGSGKHSFIWMPDYELAFINPPGTSAEAGNLKYAISPGPTGRISSIYRTYLASKAGTIDKGKEVLDATWRLMQFTGGKTTNTKPDFEKGVYFVVKRLAMQAGLAIPYISLWEDKEVLNSMSGWCDPEARKAALARVYDFFNDPKMTPWWDPWWGYWLAGVVRPKVHSLWLGEQGKPPSDDTILGVLNDIANEWIKMKKEAGM, encoded by the coding sequence ATGAGTGAAGAAAAGGTTTCTAGAAGAAGGTACGTGAAGTACGCGGCTGCTGGCGTTGTCGTTGTCGCTGTGGCTGGCGCAGGCGCCTACTATGCGACGAGGCCTAAGCCCACACCGACTCCAACCCCCACACCGACACCGGGTAAAGTTGTTGAAATAGAGTGGGGTATCTGGTCTTGGGGAGTAGAGCTAGTCCAAGACAATGCCAGAATATTCAACGAAAACAATCCGGACATACATGTAAGAGTAGGTGACTATGGTTTAGACACTTATGGGTCTGCCTTAGCTACTACCTACGCCGGCGGTAACCCGCCCAGCATGCATTACAGCACGCCGGACATAACCATCACTTATCAAAACGCCAGGCAAACGGTAGACATGGAAGACTACTACCCCGACATTAGAAAGTACATGAGCGATGTGATTGAAGGATATAGGACGGGTATTGTGAATCCGTTTACAGGTAAAATATACGGCCTATTCTACTATTCAGGCGGCCAAACATTTGTATACAATAAAAGGCATTTGGAAGCAGCTGGAATCGGTGACGAACCTCCGAAGACATGGGACGAGCTCATCGACTACTCTAAGAAGATTCAGAAAAAAGGCGTTGTGGATTACCCGCTCGGCTTTTTCGCTGGTAGTTGGGGATTCGTAGAATGCGCCATCTACTGCACCTTGATGGCCTTAACGGAGGAGAATCCGCCATATCTATGGGATGAAGATCTGAACCCCAAGTTTAACTATAAAGGCTCCTCCCTATTTAACGCGATAAAGGCTGTAGCTGAAGCAATATGGGTCCACAAAGTATCAACAACCGCGTGCATACAATACGATGAGCCGACTACGGTTGACGTGATGGGCTCGGGTAAACACAGCTTCATCTGGATGCCGGATTACGAGTTAGCGTTCATCAATCCTCCCGGAACCAGCGCTGAAGCAGGCAACTTAAAATACGCCATAAGCCCAGGTCCAACGGGTAGAATATCCAGCATCTATAGAACATACCTTGCCTCAAAAGCTGGGACTATCGATAAGGGAAAGGAAGTCCTAGACGCAACATGGAGGCTAATGCAATTTACAGGCGGGAAGACCACAAACACCAAACCAGACTTTGAAAAAGGCGTATACTTTGTGGTAAAAAGGCTTGCCATGCAAGCTGGCTTAGCCATCCCATACATATCGCTATGGGAGGACAAAGAGGTACTCAATTCCATGTCTGGTTGGTGTGACCCTGAAGCTAGAAAAGCAGCCTTAGCGAGGGTATACGACTTCTTCAACGACCCTAAGATGACCCCCTGGTGGGATCCATGGTGGGGCTACTGGCTGGCAGGCGTCGTCAGGCCGAAGGTACATTCTCTGTGGCTAGGGGAGCAAGGGAAGCCTCCCTCAGACGACACAATTCTCGGCGTATTAAACGACATCGCAAATGAATGGATTAAGATGAAGAAAGAAGCCGGTATGTAA
- a CDS encoding sugar ABC transporter permease: MRELRDILIGLAPALIPIFIFTFYPVLYALYVSTLRYNLKYPEQFGFIGMGNYIEMTKTYYFRYSLLSTGLFAALAIPVIVFGSLGLAILLSQRFKGSGFLQWLVLVPWAIPYVVSGIVWKWMFDSNYGLFNDLMVKLGVISSYQPWLTRQWPAMLVLLLAFTWVSLPLPTLLFLAGIQSIPNELYEAALVDGAKAFARFKAVTFTWLKPIMLIVVIYTTLMSIWMFDLIYVITQGGPADFTALISYYTYNEMFTFLNFGRASALSVFVLIIGIALIFAYFKALQIGRLRLRA; the protein is encoded by the coding sequence TTGAGAGAGTTGCGGGACATCCTCATAGGGCTCGCACCAGCTCTAATCCCCATTTTTATTTTCACCTTTTACCCTGTATTATACGCCCTCTACGTTAGTACACTTAGATACAACTTGAAATACCCGGAACAATTTGGATTCATCGGAATGGGCAATTACATTGAAATGACTAAGACCTATTATTTCAGATACTCTCTGCTCAGCACTGGGCTTTTCGCGGCGTTAGCCATACCCGTCATAGTCTTTGGATCCCTAGGATTAGCGATCTTACTGTCCCAGAGGTTTAAGGGATCGGGCTTTCTACAATGGTTGGTGTTGGTTCCTTGGGCCATACCCTACGTGGTCAGCGGAATCGTTTGGAAGTGGATGTTCGACTCCAATTACGGGTTATTTAACGACCTAATGGTTAAGCTAGGAGTAATCTCATCTTATCAGCCTTGGCTAACTAGGCAATGGCCTGCGATGTTAGTCTTGCTTTTAGCGTTCACATGGGTTTCACTACCCCTTCCAACCTTGCTCTTCTTGGCTGGGATACAATCCATACCGAACGAGCTGTACGAGGCCGCGTTAGTCGACGGCGCTAAGGCCTTTGCTAGGTTTAAAGCCGTCACCTTCACCTGGCTTAAGCCGATAATGTTGATAGTTGTTATATACACTACATTGATGTCGATATGGATGTTCGATTTAATATACGTGATTACGCAGGGCGGACCAGCAGACTTCACCGCCTTGATATCCTACTACACGTATAATGAAATGTTTACTTTCCTCAACTTTGGGAGAGCTTCAGCCTTATCGGTTTTCGTGCTTATCATCGGTATCGCCTTGATCTTCGCCTACTTTAAAGCCCTGCAAATAGGGAGATTGAGGCTTAGAGCATAG
- a CDS encoding carbohydrate ABC transporter permease, producing the protein MNRKSIALAVAFIIVCVWILFPIAWMFNISLQFEPQVKHSPPYYLPPTPTVQNYWFVFNARVAIQERLKTFGIKGEFLPAVAQEYPRAIVNSVTVALIAMGYNIIAALLASYTFTRIRFRGSDKLFYLSVMGRLIPPVAIAVPYYIIMFNAGLLDTLIAVIMIHIYFTLPINIWILNTYFGALPEDIEDAARVDGYSRLETLFKVVLPVIKPALVAIGIIAFMTSWGEFFFTFLITKTGAARTLPVIVGFMSAQPVKPMGIISASGIIAMLPALVVVAIFRRYLIRGLVAGAVR; encoded by the coding sequence ATGAACAGGAAATCGATAGCTCTCGCCGTCGCCTTCATAATCGTATGCGTTTGGATTTTGTTTCCAATAGCTTGGATGTTTAACATAAGCCTTCAATTTGAACCCCAAGTCAAGCATTCTCCACCCTACTATCTTCCTCCCACTCCGACCGTCCAGAATTACTGGTTTGTCTTCAACGCGAGGGTTGCCATCCAAGAGAGATTGAAAACCTTCGGTATAAAGGGAGAATTCCTACCTGCGGTAGCTCAAGAATATCCTAGAGCCATAGTCAACAGCGTAACCGTGGCTCTTATAGCGATGGGCTACAACATCATAGCGGCTTTGCTTGCTTCTTACACGTTTACAAGGATAAGGTTTAGGGGTAGCGACAAGCTATTCTACCTCTCGGTTATGGGGAGGCTGATTCCACCTGTGGCCATAGCTGTTCCCTACTACATAATCATGTTTAACGCTGGGCTACTGGACACACTTATCGCCGTTATAATGATCCACATTTACTTCACCTTACCCATCAACATATGGATACTTAACACATATTTCGGGGCTTTACCTGAGGACATAGAAGACGCGGCGCGGGTGGATGGATACTCCCGTCTGGAAACGTTGTTTAAAGTCGTCCTTCCCGTCATTAAACCAGCATTAGTGGCGATCGGAATAATAGCCTTCATGACCTCTTGGGGAGAATTCTTCTTCACATTCCTCATTACAAAAACAGGAGCCGCTAGAACCCTACCAGTCATTGTAGGATTTATGTCAGCTCAACCAGTTAAACCCATGGGAATAATCTCAGCATCGGGTATAATAGCAATGCTGCCGGCCTTGGTCGTTGTCGCCATATTTAGGAGATATTTAATCAGAGGTCTGGTTGCTGGAGCTGTTAGATAG
- a CDS encoding ABC transporter ATP-binding protein, which translates to MPKIVLENLTKKYGKNIVVNKLNLEVKHGEFISLLGPPGAGKTTILRMIAGLVSQDEGNIYIGDRLVNDLPPHQRDVAMVFQSYALYPHLNVFDNLAFPLKKKRAPLSEINSKVKSVSDMLGISHLLEKPPALLSGGERQRVAIGRAIIRDPKVLLMDEPLSNLDAKLRLHMRAELRKLQKKLDLTAIIGTPDELEALTMADKVAVLNEGKLIQYDETERVYDQPNCLFVAKFVGSPPINLLRCVYSDGENPSLDFKDFSIPVKEFKDRLTALPRGSEMIFGVRPSSITIHERKIKDSIEALVYTLEPMGADTVVALKIGEDIIKTKVPSSLRLNMDERVWVTFNKKEIHLFDVKTEQAIV; encoded by the coding sequence ATGCCTAAGATTGTTTTGGAAAACCTAACCAAGAAATATGGAAAAAACATTGTAGTAAACAAATTAAACTTGGAGGTCAAACATGGAGAATTCATTTCCCTCCTAGGTCCACCGGGGGCCGGAAAGACGACCATATTGAGAATGATCGCGGGCCTAGTATCCCAAGATGAAGGCAACATATACATAGGAGATAGGTTGGTAAATGACCTCCCACCCCATCAAAGAGATGTGGCCATGGTCTTTCAAAGCTATGCCTTATACCCGCACTTAAACGTATTCGATAATCTAGCTTTCCCACTTAAGAAAAAGAGGGCTCCTCTAAGCGAGATTAACAGCAAAGTTAAAAGCGTTTCAGACATGCTTGGAATCAGCCACCTCCTAGAGAAGCCCCCCGCCCTACTCAGCGGAGGAGAGCGTCAAAGAGTAGCCATCGGCCGAGCCATCATCAGAGACCCGAAGGTCCTCTTGATGGACGAGCCTCTAAGCAACTTGGATGCAAAGCTTAGGCTTCACATGAGGGCTGAGCTGAGAAAATTGCAGAAAAAGTTAGACCTCACCGCGATCATCGGCACCCCGGACGAGCTTGAAGCGTTAACCATGGCCGACAAAGTCGCGGTTTTGAATGAAGGAAAGCTGATACAATACGATGAAACTGAAAGGGTTTACGACCAGCCAAACTGTCTGTTTGTGGCCAAGTTTGTAGGTAGCCCTCCAATTAACTTACTTAGATGCGTTTACAGCGACGGTGAAAACCCGAGTCTGGACTTCAAAGACTTCAGCATCCCCGTCAAGGAGTTTAAGGATCGGTTAACAGCTCTGCCCAGAGGCTCTGAGATGATCTTCGGAGTTAGGCCGAGCTCAATAACCATACATGAACGCAAGATTAAAGATTCAATCGAAGCCTTAGTATACACTTTGGAGCCTATGGGAGCCGACACCGTTGTGGCGTTGAAGATTGGCGAGGACATAATTAAAACCAAGGTTCCATCATCCCTCCGGCTTAACATGGATGAAAGGGTCTGGGTTACCTTCAATAAAAAGGAGATCCATTTATTCGACGTAAAGACGGAGCAAGCTATAGTGTAG
- a CDS encoding ABC transporter ATP-binding protein: MASVKLENLTKRFGKVTAVNHLNLEVKDGEFVCILGPSGCGKTTTLRMIAGLEKQDEGNVYIGDKIVNDLPPPERDIAMVFQFYAIYPGMTVYDNLAFPLKQRKMSKDEIRKRVKETAAMLRIDHILDKDAMSLTAGEKQRIALGRAYVRNPQLFLLDEPLTNLDAGLRAIMRVELKRLQKEVGQTTIYVTHDQLEGMTMADRIAVMNLGLLQQYDTPENLFNKPKNLFVAGFVGTPTMNFIECNRIEKDGAIYLEFDDVNLDVSRFKALFKEGGVGEEVVLGIRPTDISLQKEKGRDGYVQGAVEVLELLGDQMIVDLAVGKETVRAMAPRTAKLDYGEKLWLKFDMERIHLFDKKSGEAIF, from the coding sequence ATGGCTAGCGTAAAATTGGAAAACCTCACTAAGAGGTTCGGTAAGGTAACTGCGGTTAACCATCTTAATTTAGAGGTGAAAGATGGAGAGTTTGTATGTATTTTAGGGCCCTCAGGATGCGGGAAAACCACGACTCTTAGAATGATCGCTGGACTGGAGAAACAGGATGAGGGAAACGTGTATATCGGCGATAAAATCGTAAACGATCTCCCCCCACCGGAAAGGGATATTGCCATGGTTTTCCAGTTCTACGCCATTTATCCCGGTATGACAGTTTACGATAATCTTGCTTTTCCATTAAAGCAAAGGAAAATGTCTAAAGATGAGATTAGAAAACGAGTTAAAGAAACAGCTGCCATGCTTAGAATTGATCATATACTAGACAAGGATGCCATGAGCCTCACGGCGGGAGAAAAGCAGAGAATCGCCCTCGGCAGGGCCTACGTGAGGAATCCTCAACTATTTCTATTGGATGAACCACTAACAAACTTGGACGCTGGGCTAAGGGCCATAATGAGGGTGGAGTTGAAGAGACTTCAGAAAGAGGTGGGGCAAACCACAATATATGTGACACATGACCAGCTTGAAGGGATGACGATGGCGGACAGAATAGCTGTGATGAACTTAGGCTTACTGCAGCAATACGATACCCCAGAGAACCTCTTTAACAAACCTAAAAACCTTTTCGTCGCCGGATTTGTGGGAACTCCAACCATGAACTTCATCGAATGCAACCGTATCGAAAAAGATGGAGCCATTTACTTAGAGTTCGATGATGTCAACCTAGACGTCAGCAGGTTTAAAGCCCTCTTCAAAGAGGGGGGCGTTGGGGAGGAGGTGGTCCTTGGGATACGGCCCACAGACATTTCGCTTCAAAAGGAGAAGGGAAGGGACGGATATGTTCAAGGCGCTGTAGAAGTGTTGGAGTTGTTGGGCGATCAAATGATCGTTGACTTAGCCGTAGGAAAGGAAACGGTTAGGGCGATGGCTCCTAGGACGGCTAAACTGGATTATGGAGAAAAATTATGGTTAAAGTTCGACATGGAGAGAATTCACCTCTTCGATAAGAAAAGTGGTGAAGCAATATTCTAA
- a CDS encoding Gfo/Idh/MocA family oxidoreductase — translation MSKEVFGAAVHGAGWVSTQHAKAYINNPRTKIVAVSSRREESARKLADMYGLKDVKIYTSYDRLIDDPDVDIVSICTPQHLHSEEVVKAAEAKKHIVIEKPAAISLEGLKAMRDAVRKAGVKTVVCFVLRWNPIIETVKNMLAEDFFGKVYYVEADYQSHISSWWSGWDWARKKEIGVSSFLVAGVHSIDMARWLAEPQRFKAANITEVVAYAGGYRKGKETPPMEYDGLEVMLVKFDNGALGKISSNYDVIMPYNFVWSVFGDKGTCKNNRVWSKKFPGQNDWVTIPGIMPDTAEVSHHPFQSEIDHFVECIIQDKESYLNLEDAVNTHEAAFAAMISYNEGNRVVKLPLLK, via the coding sequence ATGAGTAAGGAGGTTTTTGGAGCGGCCGTTCATGGGGCCGGATGGGTGAGCACACAGCACGCGAAGGCGTACATCAACAACCCTCGCACCAAGATAGTGGCTGTTTCCAGCAGGAGGGAGGAAAGCGCCCGGAAACTGGCTGACATGTATGGGCTGAAAGATGTGAAGATTTACACGAGCTATGATCGTTTAATCGATGATCCCGACGTAGACATCGTATCGATTTGCACGCCGCAACACCTGCATTCCGAAGAGGTGGTGAAGGCCGCGGAGGCTAAGAAACACATCGTGATAGAGAAGCCAGCCGCCATCAGCCTAGAAGGATTGAAGGCCATGAGGGACGCTGTGAGGAAAGCTGGGGTGAAGACGGTTGTATGCTTCGTGTTGAGGTGGAACCCGATAATAGAGACGGTGAAAAATATGCTGGCTGAAGACTTCTTCGGAAAGGTCTACTATGTGGAAGCGGACTATCAATCCCACATCTCAAGCTGGTGGTCTGGCTGGGACTGGGCTAGGAAGAAGGAGATCGGCGTCAGCTCATTCCTAGTAGCGGGGGTTCACTCCATAGACATGGCGCGTTGGCTGGCTGAACCCCAGCGGTTTAAAGCAGCCAACATCACCGAGGTTGTAGCCTACGCCGGAGGTTACAGGAAAGGAAAGGAGACGCCGCCCATGGAATACGATGGATTAGAGGTCATGCTCGTAAAGTTCGATAACGGGGCCTTGGGTAAAATTTCCTCAAACTACGATGTGATTATGCCCTACAACTTCGTCTGGAGCGTTTTCGGCGACAAGGGGACATGTAAAAACAACAGGGTTTGGTCGAAAAAGTTTCCAGGTCAAAACGATTGGGTTACGATTCCAGGCATCATGCCCGACACCGCTGAGGTTTCTCATCACCCATTTCAAAGCGAAATAGACCACTTCGTGGAATGCATCATTCAAGATAAAGAGTCGTATCTGAACCTCGAGGACGCGGTGAACACCCATGAGGCCGCCTTCGCAGCCATGATATCGTATAACGAAGGCAACAGGGTTGTAAAGCTTCCCCTACTAAAATAG
- a CDS encoding uroporphyrinogen decarboxylase family protein, whose protein sequence is MLATLELNQPDRVPVVPFIITYAAKYAGVRFVDYCSKPNSLVEAQLKTVEDHGIDAVYVDSDPVVEAEAMGCEAKYGLDEVPCVAEPFVKEFEDVEALRIPDPLRDCRMPVWIEAVEKLKEKAGDKYAVFANVNGPFQVAAQLRGIANMCVDLYRSPQMADKLIRISAEVVARFVEAEVKAGVDAIVMGEAMASPNVISPRLFERFVLPYDRKVIEAGRGVPFFLHICGDSTLIIDRMVQTGARFLEVDSQVDLAEIRRRYGNRVGIRGNVSPMLLLNGTPEEVEEESRRCIHSAARGGGFILGSGCEVPRDTPAENLKAMVRAAEKYGRYE, encoded by the coding sequence GTGCTAGCCACGTTGGAGCTCAATCAACCAGACCGAGTTCCAGTAGTACCCTTCATCATAACATACGCGGCGAAATATGCGGGTGTAAGGTTCGTCGATTACTGCTCGAAACCCAACAGCCTCGTCGAGGCGCAGCTTAAAACGGTTGAAGACCACGGAATAGACGCCGTCTACGTGGACTCAGACCCCGTGGTAGAGGCTGAAGCCATGGGATGCGAAGCGAAGTACGGTTTAGACGAGGTCCCATGCGTCGCCGAACCCTTCGTGAAAGAATTCGAGGACGTAGAGGCCCTGCGAATCCCTGACCCCTTAAGGGACTGCAGGATGCCAGTTTGGATCGAAGCTGTAGAAAAGCTGAAGGAGAAGGCGGGCGACAAGTATGCTGTGTTCGCTAACGTCAATGGACCGTTTCAAGTCGCAGCCCAGCTGAGGGGTATTGCTAACATGTGCGTAGACCTTTACCGGAGTCCTCAAATGGCGGACAAGCTGATCCGCATCTCGGCTGAAGTGGTGGCGAGGTTTGTTGAAGCCGAGGTTAAAGCTGGCGTGGATGCCATCGTGATGGGTGAGGCGATGGCTTCCCCAAACGTTATATCTCCTAGGCTGTTTGAGCGGTTCGTCCTTCCCTATGATAGGAAGGTGATTGAGGCGGGGCGCGGTGTCCCGTTTTTCCTGCACATATGCGGTGACTCCACTTTAATCATCGACCGCATGGTTCAAACTGGAGCCCGCTTCCTCGAAGTTGACAGCCAAGTTGACTTAGCCGAGATCAGGAGGAGATATGGGAACAGGGTTGGGATAAGGGGAAACGTAAGCCCGATGTTGCTGTTGAACGGAACCCCGGAGGAAGTCGAGGAGGAGAGTAGGAGGTGTATTCACTCGGCGGCTAGGGGTGGCGGATTCATACTAGGCTCCGGCTGCGAGGTTCCCAGAGACACCCCGGCTGAAAACCTTAAGGCCATGGTTAGGGCCGCGGAGAAATACGGTCGATACGAGTAG